In Phragmites australis chromosome 16, lpPhrAust1.1, whole genome shotgun sequence, one DNA window encodes the following:
- the LOC133895814 gene encoding vesicle-associated protein 4-2-like isoform X1, whose protein sequence is MPLRGTASAPPATEGDGDGARGPSGSGGGGGAKVILSLLPTRRRLRLDPSSKLYFPYVPGKQARSAVRIKNISKSHVAFKFQTTAPKSCFMRPPGGILAPGESIIATVFKFVEHPENNEKPLDQKCKVKFKIVSLKVTGPMEYVPELFDEQKDHVAVEQILRVVFLDADRESPTFFLKQMDKLKRQLAEAEAALEARKKPPEDNGTRIVGEGLVIDEWKERRERYLARQQIEGVDSV, encoded by the exons ATGCCGCTCCGGGGGACCGCGtccgcgccgccggccaccgaaggcgacggcgacggcgcccGCGGGCCGTCTGGCtccggcggtggtggtggcgccaAGGTGATCCTGTCGCTGCTGCccacccgccgccgcctgcgCCTCGACCCGTCCTCCAAGCTCTACTTCCCAT ATGTACCTGGGAAGCAAGCCCGGAGCGCGGTCAGGATCAAGAATATCAGCAAGTCCCATGTGGCCTTCAAG TTCCAAACGACCGCACCAAAGAGTTGCTTCATGAGGCCTCCCGGTGGCATACTTGCTCCAGGAGAAAGCATCATAGCAACAG TGTTTAAGTTTGTGGAGCATCCAGAGAATAACGAGAAGCCGTTAGATCAGAAGTGCAAGGTCAAGTTCAAGATTGTCAGCCTGAAAGTCACAGGGCCTATGGAGTATGTCCCTGAATTG TTTGATGAGCAGAAGGACCACGTTGCAGTTGAGCAAATTTTGCGGGTGGTATTCTTGGATGCTGATCGTGAGAGCCCA ACTTTTTTTTTGAAGCAAATGGACAAACTCAAGCGCCAGCTTGCTGAAGCAGAAGCCGCCCTTGAGGCACGTAAGAAACCTCCAGAGGACAACGGTACCCGTATTGTTGGTGAAGGCCTTGTGATTGATGAATGG AAGGAACGGAGAGAGAGATACCTTGCTCGTCAGCAGATCGAAGGGGTTGATTCAGTGTAG
- the LOC133895814 gene encoding vesicle-associated protein 4-2-like isoform X2 — MPLRGTASAPPATEGDGDGARGPSGSGGGGGAKVILSLLPTRRRLRLDPSSKLYFPYVPGKQARSAVRIKNISKSHVAFKFQTTAPKSCFMRPPGGILAPGESIIATVFKFVEHPENNEKPLDQKCKVKFKIVSLKVTGPMEYVPELFDEQKDHVAVEQILRVVFLDADRESPQMDKLKRQLAEAEAALEARKKPPEDNGTRIVGEGLVIDEWKERRERYLARQQIEGVDSV, encoded by the exons ATGCCGCTCCGGGGGACCGCGtccgcgccgccggccaccgaaggcgacggcgacggcgcccGCGGGCCGTCTGGCtccggcggtggtggtggcgccaAGGTGATCCTGTCGCTGCTGCccacccgccgccgcctgcgCCTCGACCCGTCCTCCAAGCTCTACTTCCCAT ATGTACCTGGGAAGCAAGCCCGGAGCGCGGTCAGGATCAAGAATATCAGCAAGTCCCATGTGGCCTTCAAG TTCCAAACGACCGCACCAAAGAGTTGCTTCATGAGGCCTCCCGGTGGCATACTTGCTCCAGGAGAAAGCATCATAGCAACAG TGTTTAAGTTTGTGGAGCATCCAGAGAATAACGAGAAGCCGTTAGATCAGAAGTGCAAGGTCAAGTTCAAGATTGTCAGCCTGAAAGTCACAGGGCCTATGGAGTATGTCCCTGAATTG TTTGATGAGCAGAAGGACCACGTTGCAGTTGAGCAAATTTTGCGGGTGGTATTCTTGGATGCTGATCGTGAGAGCCCA CAAATGGACAAACTCAAGCGCCAGCTTGCTGAAGCAGAAGCCGCCCTTGAGGCACGTAAGAAACCTCCAGAGGACAACGGTACCCGTATTGTTGGTGAAGGCCTTGTGATTGATGAATGG AAGGAACGGAGAGAGAGATACCTTGCTCGTCAGCAGATCGAAGGGGTTGATTCAGTGTAG